The following proteins are encoded in a genomic region of Ornithodoros turicata isolate Travis chromosome 6, ASM3712646v1, whole genome shotgun sequence:
- the LOC135397446 gene encoding uncharacterized protein LOC135397446, giving the protein MEVQLGLTQKRNELKLDAVPTVFHEQSEPATSTLQAVRQGQAQVKDQVLLIKSHPSMKRHQTMIFQNSAFFIQVQEVKRMTSWLLLTSHSYMPRQNNLTAGNEKKKKRSVSGPPKSLCRGKVPCRLKCPKGI; this is encoded by the exons atggaagtgcaacttggattgacacaaaaaaggaacgaattgaaacttgacgccgttccgacagtgttccacgaacaaagcgagccagcaacttcgaca ctgcaggcagttcgacagggtcaagcgcaagtg aaggaccaggtgctgctgatcaagtcccatccatccatgaaacggcatcaaacaat gatcttccagaacagtgctttcttcatccaagttcaagaagtaaagagaatgacttcatggcttctactgacatctcacagctacatgccaagacaaaataacttgacagcaggaaatgaaaagaaaaaaaaaaggtccgtttcaggtccacccaaatctttgtgcagag GCAAAGTGCCCTGCCGGCTTAAGTGCCCCAAAGGCATTTGA